In Brevibacillus brevis, a genomic segment contains:
- a CDS encoding bifunctional cystathionine gamma-lyase/homocysteine desulfhydrase, which produces MRIKTRLIHGGIEGDPHTGAVSVPIYQVSTYKQEAIGKHKGYEYSRTGNPTRHALETYIAELEGGARGFAFGSGMAALSTILSLFNKGDHLVVGDDVYGGTYRVITRVFSRLGLEATYVDTNDLKAVEAAVRPETKAIIMETPTNPLLKVNDIGAISAIAKAKGLLLVVDNTFMTPYWQNPLDLGADIVFHSATKYLGGHSDVVAGLVVAKDAQLGEDLHFVQNAIGGILGPQDSWLLLRGMKTLGVRMEEHEQNARTLANWLAERSDIKRVLYPGLSSHPGHELMQKQARGFGGMISFDVGSAERADQVLSKVKLYTLAESLGAVESLISVPARMTHASIPAERRAELGITEGLVRISVGIEDVEDLIEDLEQALS; this is translated from the coding sequence ATGCGTATCAAGACGCGTTTGATCCACGGCGGAATTGAAGGAGATCCACATACAGGAGCGGTATCCGTTCCGATTTACCAGGTGAGCACGTACAAGCAGGAAGCGATCGGCAAGCACAAAGGGTATGAATACTCCCGTACCGGCAACCCGACCCGCCATGCTCTGGAAACGTACATCGCCGAGCTGGAGGGAGGCGCACGCGGCTTCGCATTTGGCTCTGGCATGGCTGCCCTGTCCACGATTCTCTCCCTGTTCAACAAAGGCGATCACCTGGTCGTAGGGGACGACGTATACGGCGGTACATACCGCGTCATTACCCGCGTCTTTTCCCGCCTGGGTCTGGAAGCTACGTATGTAGATACCAATGACCTGAAAGCAGTCGAAGCTGCCGTTCGTCCTGAAACGAAAGCGATCATCATGGAGACCCCGACGAACCCGCTGCTGAAAGTAAATGACATCGGCGCGATTTCCGCCATTGCCAAGGCAAAAGGACTGCTGCTTGTCGTCGATAACACCTTTATGACGCCATATTGGCAAAATCCGCTCGATCTGGGCGCTGACATCGTATTCCACAGCGCGACCAAGTACCTCGGCGGCCACAGCGACGTCGTGGCTGGGCTGGTCGTGGCGAAAGACGCACAACTGGGCGAAGATCTGCATTTCGTTCAAAACGCGATCGGGGGCATCCTCGGACCGCAAGACTCCTGGCTGCTCTTGCGCGGGATGAAAACGTTGGGTGTACGGATGGAAGAACACGAACAAAATGCACGGACCCTCGCCAATTGGCTGGCTGAGCGCAGCGACATCAAGCGCGTGCTTTACCCAGGGCTGTCCAGCCATCCAGGCCATGAGCTGATGCAAAAGCAAGCGCGCGGCTTTGGCGGCATGATCTCCTTTGACGTTGGCAGCGCCGAGCGTGCCGACCAGGTGCTGTCGAAAGTGAAGCTCTACACTCTGGCAGAATCCCTCGGGGCGGTCGAAAGCCTGATCAGCGTACCGGCCCGCATGACCCACGCTTCGATTCCGGCCGAGCGCCGCGCCGAGCTGGGCATTACAGAAGGGTTGGTCCGCATTTCGGTAGGAATCGAGGACGTGGAAGACCTTATCGAAGACCTGGAACAGGCTCTCTCCTAA
- a CDS encoding helix-turn-helix domain-containing protein produces MAQLENVVCPTSVTLSLIDGKWKIYILWHLGKNGIMRFSDLRRTLPQISHKVLTSQLRELAEDKLVHREVIPDIPPKVEYSLTETGKTLVPLLIQMNKWARAHKLNLQNAELHSF; encoded by the coding sequence ATGGCGCAACTGGAAAACGTGGTTTGCCCAACATCTGTGACTTTATCTTTGATCGATGGCAAATGGAAAATATACATTTTATGGCATCTTGGCAAGAACGGAATCATGCGATTCAGTGATTTACGAAGAACGTTGCCACAGATATCGCACAAGGTTTTGACCAGTCAGCTCCGCGAATTGGCTGAGGACAAGCTCGTCCATCGGGAGGTTATTCCGGATATTCCGCCAAAAGTAGAATATTCTTTAACCGAAACAGGAAAAACATTGGTTCCGCTTCTGATCCAAATGAACAAGTGGGCAAGGGCTCACAAATTAAACCTGCAAAATGCTGAGTTGCATTCCTTTTAG
- a CDS encoding TIGR01457 family HAD-type hydrolase has translation MIAYKGYLLDLDGTIYRGGEAVPGAAAFISYLKERHIPYLYLTNNASASPEHVAERLCAMGIEAAPADVYTSSMATATYLREQASPGAKVYMIGEDGLREQLMASGFVLTDESPDYVVVGIDRAFTYEKLAAAARAVRAGAVLIATNADAALPTEKGLYPGNGSLVAAVSVASATKPIVIGKPQPIIVQYALERLGTKAAETLIVGDNLYTDIEAGANSGLDSLLVLTGYSTRAEAEIHPARPTHIAEDLTQWRKSLLS, from the coding sequence ATGATTGCATACAAAGGCTACTTGCTGGATTTGGACGGCACAATTTATCGGGGAGGAGAAGCCGTGCCGGGGGCGGCTGCCTTCATCTCTTATCTGAAGGAGCGGCACATACCGTATTTGTACTTGACGAACAATGCGTCGGCTTCTCCCGAGCATGTAGCGGAGCGCCTGTGCGCCATGGGCATCGAAGCCGCGCCGGCAGACGTGTACACATCCAGCATGGCGACGGCCACGTACTTGCGTGAACAAGCATCACCTGGTGCGAAAGTATACATGATCGGGGAGGACGGCTTGCGGGAGCAGCTGATGGCCAGCGGATTCGTACTCACGGACGAATCGCCGGATTATGTAGTGGTCGGGATTGACCGGGCCTTCACGTACGAGAAGCTCGCTGCCGCCGCACGGGCAGTGCGTGCCGGGGCGGTTCTGATCGCGACGAATGCCGATGCCGCTTTGCCGACCGAAAAAGGTCTGTACCCGGGCAACGGCTCGCTCGTGGCGGCTGTTTCCGTGGCGTCGGCGACGAAGCCTATCGTAATCGGCAAACCGCAGCCGATCATCGTCCAATACGCGCTGGAGCGGCTCGGCACGAAAGCCGCAGAGACGTTGATCGTCGGCGACAACCTGTATACGGATATCGAAGCGGGCGCAAACAGCGGACTGGACAGCCTGCTTGTGCTGACCGGGTACTCGACCCGGGCGGAAGCGGAAATCCACCCGGCGCGTCCTACGCACATCGCGGAAGATTTGACGCAATGGCGTAAGAGTCTACTCTCCTAA
- a CDS encoding spore coat protein, which produces MQPYQYDQHQNYPVEQGYQYIPEDQAHPVFFRRRGPEIFFPIVIPLGQNFYPYPYPYPYPYPLPYPYFPYSGGGWGF; this is translated from the coding sequence ATGCAACCTTATCAATACGACCAACATCAGAATTACCCAGTCGAGCAGGGGTACCAATACATCCCTGAAGACCAGGCTCATCCCGTATTTTTCCGGAGACGGGGTCCCGAAATTTTCTTCCCGATCGTCATTCCACTTGGACAAAACTTCTATCCTTACCCCTATCCGTATCCTTACCCTTATCCACTGCCCTACCCTTACTTCCCGTACAGCGGCGGTGGCTGGGGCTTCTGA
- a CDS encoding phosphatidylglycerophosphatase A, whose product MSEHPLNSDSCHEVVIELMAKRGVSLNDIAEIVMFLQTDYVPDLTLEYCLESVNAVLKKREVQNALLTGIQLDMLAEENKLIAPLQSIIETDEPLYGVDEVMALAIVNLYGSIGFTNFGYVDKLKHGKLAFLNDRKNGVHTFLDDLVGAIAAAASSRIAHRQKQQEECLGE is encoded by the coding sequence ATGAGCGAACATCCGCTAAACAGTGATTCGTGTCACGAAGTGGTCATCGAGCTGATGGCTAAGCGAGGCGTCAGCCTGAATGACATCGCCGAGATCGTGATGTTTTTGCAGACAGACTACGTACCTGACTTGACCTTGGAATATTGTCTGGAGAGCGTAAATGCCGTCTTGAAGAAACGGGAAGTGCAAAACGCCCTCTTGACCGGCATCCAGCTGGATATGCTTGCGGAGGAAAACAAGCTGATTGCCCCGCTCCAGTCCATCATCGAGACCGACGAGCCATTGTACGGTGTCGACGAGGTGATGGCTCTGGCGATCGTCAACCTGTACGGCAGTATCGGCTTCACAAATTTCGGATATGTAGACAAGCTCAAGCACGGAAAGCTCGCCTTTCTCAACGATCGAAAAAACGGGGTGCATACGTTCCTCGACGACCTGGTCGGAGCCATCGCCGCAGCCGCGTCGAGCCGGATCGCACACCGTCAAAAGCAGCAGGAGGAGTGCTTAGGAGAGTAG
- a CDS encoding DUF3055 domain-containing protein, whose amino-acid sequence MADLFYLYDDTETTQTRFVSFMGEATRFDLAVTTTNRFYGKKLVINIQNGRSAIIGHDDLEEEGYLEFAFNLNEQEAEELKTFLETVI is encoded by the coding sequence ATGGCTGATTTGTTTTACCTGTACGACGATACGGAAACAACCCAGACCCGGTTCGTCAGCTTTATGGGAGAAGCGACGCGATTCGATCTCGCCGTTACCACCACCAATCGCTTTTACGGCAAAAAGCTGGTGATCAATATTCAAAACGGACGCTCGGCCATCATTGGCCACGACGATCTCGAAGAAGAAGGCTATCTCGAATTTGCTTTCAATTTGAATGAACAGGAAGCCGAAGAATTAAAGACATTTTTAGAAACCGTCATCTAG
- a CDS encoding DUF86 domain-containing protein: MYDVNTKRIDQVLTYMSSMLDVLDRLKARGAEAVLADEVAVLAMERALHLSIEGIVDVGNALIDGFIMRDPGSYADIVEILRDEQVITGEQARVLTGVTEFRKHLVNDYTAVPGKEMYALVNEALPALRQFAPAVRDYLEKELF, encoded by the coding sequence ATGTACGATGTGAATACCAAACGAATCGACCAAGTTTTGACATATATGTCTTCGATGCTGGACGTGCTCGACAGGCTGAAGGCTCGGGGAGCGGAAGCGGTTTTGGCGGACGAAGTGGCTGTGCTTGCGATGGAACGGGCCCTGCACTTGTCCATCGAGGGGATCGTAGATGTGGGGAATGCGCTGATTGACGGATTCATCATGCGCGATCCGGGAAGCTACGCCGATATTGTGGAAATTTTACGGGACGAGCAAGTGATCACCGGAGAACAAGCCCGCGTATTGACCGGCGTGACGGAGTTTCGCAAACATCTGGTAAATGACTACACCGCTGTGCCGGGAAAGGAAATGTATGCATTGGTAAATGAGGCGCTGCCTGCCCTGCGCCAGTTTGCTCCGGCCGTGCGGGACTATTTGGAAAAAGAGCTGTTCTGA
- a CDS encoding metalloregulator ArsR/SmtB family transcription factor, producing the protein MTNEGTSTRDQILHMLKVKGSLSVSDMAVELGITEMAVRRHLNTLERDNLIKSTLVRQAMGRPTNVYSLSQEADELFPRNYSHLTLDFLQDLKDMDGLGKVEMLFRRRENRLEEAYRAHMQGDLEERVAKLAELQNDKGYMVEWEKDPDGEGYRIQEFNCPISQVAREFNQACNCELSLFRRVLKADVEQTSCMAKGGEKCVFEVKQVR; encoded by the coding sequence ATGACAAACGAAGGAACGTCCACCCGTGACCAAATTCTCCACATGCTCAAGGTAAAAGGTTCGCTTTCGGTAAGTGACATGGCTGTCGAGCTGGGAATTACAGAAATGGCTGTCAGACGCCATCTGAATACCCTAGAGAGGGACAACTTGATCAAGTCTACGCTTGTTCGCCAAGCGATGGGACGTCCAACGAATGTATATTCCTTGTCGCAGGAGGCAGACGAACTGTTTCCGCGCAATTATTCTCATTTGACGCTAGACTTTTTGCAGGATTTGAAGGACATGGACGGGCTCGGAAAGGTGGAAATGCTGTTCCGCCGCCGGGAAAATCGTCTGGAGGAAGCCTATCGCGCTCATATGCAGGGAGACCTGGAAGAGCGGGTCGCCAAGCTGGCTGAGCTGCAAAACGATAAAGGCTACATGGTGGAATGGGAGAAAGATCCGGATGGGGAAGGCTACCGCATTCAGGAGTTCAACTGTCCCATCTCGCAAGTGGCCCGGGAATTCAATCAGGCGTGCAACTGCGAGCTGTCCTTATTCCGCCGCGTCCTGAAAGCCGACGTGGAGCAGACCTCCTGCATGGCGAAGGGCGGAGAAAAATGCGTGTTTGAAGTGAAACAAGTACGCTGA
- a CDS encoding SDR family NAD(P)-dependent oxidoreductase, which produces MNKKLIVVVGAGPGVGNNVAKKFGSNNFRVVLVSRNQESLDQYVNEMSAEGIEAYAVPADAASPASLTAAFERIKKDLGTIDVLVYNAAVLKDGQPTSLTSQSLMSHLQVDVASALHCALQVIPDQAAQQEGTILFTGGGFALYPATAFAALSVGKAALRTLTFTLADEMKPQGIFVGTVTIAGNVAPGSRFAPERIADKYWELYEKREEHEIVYS; this is translated from the coding sequence ATGAATAAGAAGCTGATCGTCGTAGTCGGAGCAGGTCCTGGTGTCGGAAACAATGTGGCAAAAAAGTTCGGGTCCAACAATTTTCGTGTCGTTTTGGTTTCTCGGAACCAGGAATCACTCGATCAATATGTAAATGAGATGAGCGCGGAAGGAATCGAAGCGTATGCTGTACCAGCCGATGCGGCAAGTCCAGCGTCATTGACGGCAGCTTTTGAACGAATCAAAAAAGACTTGGGGACCATTGATGTGCTCGTGTACAACGCCGCAGTTCTGAAAGACGGGCAACCTACTTCGTTAACTTCACAATCCCTCATGTCTCACTTGCAGGTAGACGTAGCCAGCGCTCTGCACTGCGCATTGCAAGTGATACCTGATCAAGCGGCCCAACAAGAAGGGACGATTCTTTTCACTGGCGGCGGCTTTGCCCTGTATCCCGCAACTGCATTCGCAGCTCTTTCCGTTGGCAAAGCAGCGCTGCGCACTCTAACATTTACATTGGCCGATGAAATGAAGCCCCAAGGCATCTTTGTCGGTACCGTAACCATTGCGGGCAATGTTGCTCCGGGCTCCCGTTTCGCACCAGAACGTATAGCCGACAAGTACTGGGAGCTGTATGAAAAACGCGAAGAACACGAAATTGTCTACAGCTAA
- a CDS encoding NifU family protein: MDMFDQVSEVLDKLRPYLQRDGGDVQLVDVEEGVVKLRLMGACGSCPSSTITLKAGIERALVEEIPGIKEVQQVF, from the coding sequence ATGGATATGTTTGATCAAGTATCAGAGGTTCTCGATAAACTGCGCCCATACCTGCAGCGTGACGGTGGAGACGTTCAACTCGTCGATGTAGAAGAAGGCGTCGTAAAACTGCGTCTGATGGGTGCTTGCGGCAGCTGCCCTTCCTCTACCATCACCCTGAAAGCAGGGATCGAGCGCGCCCTGGTGGAAGAAATCCCAGGCATCAAAGAAGTACAACAAGTATTCTAA
- a CDS encoding alpha/beta fold hydrolase, translated as MSTFLYTIAGVLVLALVVAAAIALHVTWKLTHPVRKPVDMDPADFGIHHMEKVMFPSREEGITLAGWYFSAEQNGFHPRHRTVIFAHGYSQNRLEPHLPALSLASRLLAGGYDVLMFDFRNAGESTPALTTIGLREQHDLHGAIDYAASVRPGHTLGLIGFSMGAATSLLAGCKDERIAAVVADSPFYSLREYLQENLPQWTGLPRFPFNWLILTLSPVLLGANPRHVTPYAAVQQAKKPIFYIHGTGDSTVPAMNSSRLRSLTSHEDAALWLVPHAGHVRSYALHPNEYAEKVMAFLDKAMNGLPGQEREPGNV; from the coding sequence ATGAGCACCTTCCTGTACACGATAGCGGGAGTGCTGGTGCTGGCGCTCGTCGTCGCAGCAGCCATTGCGCTGCACGTGACGTGGAAGCTGACCCATCCGGTGCGCAAGCCGGTGGACATGGATCCGGCGGATTTTGGCATTCACCACATGGAAAAGGTAATGTTCCCTAGCCGGGAAGAAGGGATTACGCTTGCGGGCTGGTATTTTTCTGCGGAGCAAAACGGCTTTCATCCGCGCCATCGCACCGTGATTTTCGCCCACGGGTACAGCCAAAACCGGCTGGAGCCGCACCTTCCCGCCTTGTCGCTCGCCTCCAGGCTGCTTGCCGGGGGCTATGACGTGCTGATGTTCGATTTTCGCAACGCAGGCGAATCGACCCCTGCGCTCACGACGATCGGGCTGCGGGAACAGCACGACCTGCATGGGGCGATCGACTACGCCGCTTCCGTCAGACCCGGACATACGCTGGGACTCATCGGCTTTTCCATGGGTGCCGCGACGTCGCTGCTGGCTGGATGCAAGGACGAGAGGATCGCGGCGGTGGTGGCGGATTCCCCGTTTTATTCGCTCCGGGAGTACCTGCAAGAAAATTTGCCGCAATGGACGGGCCTGCCACGCTTTCCTTTCAACTGGTTGATCCTGACGCTGAGCCCGGTCCTGCTGGGAGCGAATCCACGCCATGTGACGCCGTACGCGGCCGTGCAGCAGGCGAAAAAACCCATTTTCTATATTCATGGGACGGGCGATTCCACGGTCCCGGCGATGAACAGCAGCAGGCTGCGATCTCTCACTTCCCACGAGGATGCAGCACTCTGGCTCGTGCCGCACGCCGGCCACGTGCGCAGCTACGCCCTGCACCCGAACGAATACGCAGAGAAGGTCATGGCCTTTCTGGACAAAGCGATGAACGGGCTCCCCGGTCAAGAGCGCGAACCGGGAAACGTCTGA
- a CDS encoding D-glycerate dehydrogenase: MKKPKVLVTRQVANEAIALLEPAAEVKVWESDEPIPRERLLAEVEDAEAVLSMLTERIDEELLTRAKKLRIAANMAVGYDNIDLPACKRRDIWVTNTPDVLTEATADLAFALLMATGRRLIEADRYVRNGEWSSWSPSLMAGQNVYGATLGIIGMGRIGEAVARRAKGFGMRIKYCNRNRKEQAEAETGAEWASLETLLRESDYVVLLTPLTEETRLLMGEQQFSWMKPTSVFINVSRGGTVDESALYQALVSRKIWAAGLDVFQQEPLPQDHPLLSLPNIVALPHIGSATEQTRADMAKLAAANIVAVLEGRKPLTPL, from the coding sequence ATGAAGAAGCCAAAGGTGTTAGTGACGAGACAGGTAGCGAATGAAGCGATTGCTCTGTTGGAGCCGGCAGCAGAGGTGAAGGTGTGGGAGAGCGATGAGCCGATCCCTCGCGAACGGCTGCTCGCCGAAGTGGAAGACGCGGAGGCGGTGCTGAGCATGCTGACGGAGCGGATCGATGAGGAACTGCTGACCCGGGCCAAAAAGCTGCGGATCGCAGCGAATATGGCGGTCGGCTACGACAACATCGATCTGCCTGCGTGCAAGCGGCGCGACATCTGGGTGACCAACACGCCCGACGTATTGACGGAAGCCACTGCCGATTTGGCATTCGCCTTGCTTATGGCCACGGGAAGAAGGCTGATTGAAGCGGACCGGTACGTACGAAACGGCGAGTGGTCGTCGTGGAGTCCTTCGCTGATGGCTGGGCAAAACGTGTACGGCGCCACGCTGGGCATCATCGGGATGGGGAGGATCGGCGAGGCCGTGGCCAGGCGTGCAAAAGGCTTTGGAATGCGGATCAAATACTGCAACCGCAATCGGAAGGAACAGGCGGAGGCGGAGACAGGGGCTGAGTGGGCAAGTCTGGAGACCCTGCTGCGCGAGTCCGATTATGTTGTGCTGCTGACTCCGTTGACAGAAGAGACGCGGCTTCTGATGGGCGAGCAGCAGTTTTCCTGGATGAAGCCCACTTCTGTTTTCATCAACGTATCTCGGGGCGGCACGGTAGACGAGTCGGCTCTTTACCAGGCGCTGGTCAGCCGGAAAATTTGGGCGGCGGGCCTGGATGTTTTCCAGCAGGAACCGTTACCCCAGGATCATCCGCTGCTTTCTTTGCCGAACATAGTCGCCTTGCCGCACATAGGCAGCGCGACCGAGCAGACGCGTGCGGACATGGCGAAGCTCGCAGCAGCCAACATCGTGGCCGTATTGGAAGGCCGAAAGCCGTTGACGCCGTTATGA
- the cysK gene encoding cysteine synthase A: MNVFQSVKELIGNTPIVEITQFDLPQGVRLFAKLEYFNPGGSVKDRLGMELIRAAEENGQLKPGGTIIEPTAGNTGIGVALAAVGTGYRVIFCVPAKFSEEKQELMRALGAEVVNTPTEQGIKGAIAKAQELAASIPGSFVPQQFANPANPDAHYKTTGPEIWKQMDGKVGVFVAGAGSGGTFMGVARYLKEQDPNVKTVIVEPEGSILNGGESGPHKTEGIGMEFLPPFMDTSYFDAIHTIMDEEAFELVKQLAAKEGMLVGSSAGAAMAAALREAKEAAPGTNIVVLFADSSERYLSKKIYQGGI, encoded by the coding sequence GTGAATGTATTTCAGAGCGTGAAGGAATTGATCGGCAACACGCCTATCGTGGAAATTACACAGTTTGATCTGCCGCAAGGAGTCCGACTGTTTGCCAAGCTGGAGTACTTCAATCCTGGAGGCAGCGTCAAGGACCGGCTGGGAATGGAATTGATTCGCGCAGCAGAAGAAAATGGACAGCTAAAGCCGGGCGGCACGATCATCGAGCCAACGGCGGGAAATACAGGAATCGGCGTCGCGCTGGCGGCCGTAGGCACCGGTTATCGCGTCATCTTTTGCGTGCCTGCCAAGTTTTCCGAGGAAAAGCAGGAGCTGATGCGCGCGCTCGGAGCGGAAGTGGTCAACACGCCGACGGAGCAGGGCATCAAAGGGGCAATCGCCAAGGCGCAAGAGCTCGCTGCTTCCATTCCGGGGTCTTTCGTGCCGCAGCAGTTCGCCAACCCGGCGAACCCGGACGCGCACTACAAGACGACTGGACCGGAGATCTGGAAACAAATGGACGGAAAAGTGGGTGTGTTTGTAGCGGGTGCCGGCTCCGGCGGCACGTTCATGGGTGTCGCTCGCTATTTGAAGGAACAGGACCCGAACGTCAAGACGGTCATCGTCGAGCCGGAGGGATCGATCCTCAATGGCGGCGAATCCGGTCCGCACAAAACGGAAGGGATCGGCATGGAGTTTTTGCCGCCGTTTATGGACACGAGCTATTTCGATGCCATCCACACCATCATGGACGAGGAAGCCTTCGAGCTGGTGAAGCAGCTGGCAGCCAAAGAAGGCATGCTCGTGGGCAGCTCGGCGGGGGCAGCCATGGCAGCAGCATTGCGCGAAGCAAAAGAAGCGGCGCCAGGCACGAACATTGTCGTCCTGTTCGCAGACAGCAGCGAACGCTATCTCAGCAAAAAAATTTACCAGGGGGGAATCTAA
- a CDS encoding YuzD family protein, translating to MSVEIKVFGTEQLCASCVNLSSAKETADWLQAALSRKYGSDSIRITYSDFQQPQTDDDKNWAMRIVEEDLWYPLVVISGEIVGEGNPKLKDICRKLESEGLKPLASTAEGEA from the coding sequence ATGAGTGTAGAAATCAAGGTGTTCGGGACCGAGCAGTTGTGCGCAAGCTGCGTCAATCTGTCGTCCGCCAAGGAGACAGCCGACTGGCTGCAGGCAGCGCTCTCCCGCAAGTATGGAAGCGACAGCATCCGCATCACGTACAGCGACTTTCAGCAGCCACAGACAGACGATGACAAAAACTGGGCGATGAGAATTGTCGAGGAAGACCTCTGGTATCCGCTTGTCGTAATTTCCGGGGAAATTGTCGGAGAGGGAAATCCGAAGCTCAAAGATATTTGCAGAAAGCTGGAAAGTGAAGGGCTGAAGCCACTGGCAAGCACGGCTGAAGGCGAAGCCTGA
- the glpX gene encoding class II fructose-bisphosphatase, with product MERELALEIVRVTEMAALASSHWMGRGKKNEADGAATQAMRAMFDTINMRGTVVIGEGELDEAPMLYIGEKLGNPDADGPEVDVAVDPLEGTTIVAKGHNNAMSVIAVGDHGTLLHAPDMYMMKMAVGKRAAGRINLYDPVDKMIEVVAEANNKRISDVTVIIQERERHQAIIDAVREKGARVKLFGDGDVGAAIAACLPHTGIDLFLGIGGAPEGVISAAAIKCLGGDMQAQLKPQNDGERERCIKMGLENPEQLLTLSDMVKGEDAIFAATGVSDGELLQGVRYLGDDMVETHSIVMRAQTKTIRFVRALHNVEHKPNLLWK from the coding sequence ATGGAACGCGAACTGGCTCTGGAAATCGTGCGTGTAACGGAGATGGCTGCCTTGGCTTCCTCTCACTGGATGGGAAGAGGAAAGAAAAACGAAGCGGATGGAGCAGCGACCCAGGCCATGCGCGCCATGTTTGACACGATCAACATGCGAGGGACTGTCGTCATTGGCGAGGGCGAGCTGGATGAAGCTCCCATGCTTTACATCGGAGAAAAGCTGGGCAATCCGGATGCGGACGGGCCGGAAGTGGACGTAGCGGTCGATCCTCTGGAAGGAACCACCATTGTCGCCAAAGGCCACAATAATGCCATGTCTGTCATTGCCGTCGGCGATCACGGGACTTTGCTTCACGCGCCCGATATGTACATGATGAAAATGGCGGTCGGAAAACGCGCTGCCGGAAGGATCAACTTATACGATCCCGTGGATAAAATGATAGAGGTCGTAGCGGAAGCAAACAACAAGCGGATTTCGGACGTAACCGTGATCATCCAGGAACGGGAGCGTCATCAGGCCATCATCGATGCGGTCCGCGAAAAAGGGGCCCGCGTCAAACTGTTTGGGGATGGAGATGTAGGCGCAGCCATCGCCGCTTGCCTGCCGCATACCGGGATCGACCTGTTCCTTGGAATCGGCGGGGCACCCGAAGGCGTCATCAGCGCTGCCGCGATCAAATGCCTGGGGGGCGACATGCAGGCTCAGCTCAAGCCTCAGAACGACGGAGAACGAGAACGGTGCATCAAAATGGGTCTGGAGAATCCGGAACAGCTCCTGACGCTCAGCGACATGGTCAAAGGCGAGGATGCCATCTTCGCTGCGACTGGTGTATCCGATGGGGAGCTGCTTCAAGGGGTTCGCTACTTGGGAGACGACATGGTGGAGACACATTCCATCGTCATGCGTGCCCAAACCAAGACGATCCGATTCGTCCGGGCCCTGCACAACGTGGAACACAAACCGAATCTATTATGGAAGTAG